The following are from one region of the Armatimonadota bacterium genome:
- a CDS encoding flavodoxin family protein produces the protein MGRAGIRTVTLEPSSPSPSEGSDPRTFPEGRTFHLSDILGIIGSPRIGGNTDVLVSEVLKSAAESGVSGQAVHLADLNIRECIGCHACWKDGVCLQDDDMCDLYRRIIEAKALVLGSPVYWYGPTALLKAFIDRLVYFNCPESRKLIAGKPAAIVSPFEEEDPGVADLLFAMVERSLGYLQMPVAGCLGVPGVTRRGEVAQVDWAMQAACDLGRKLAELVTT, from the coding sequence ATGGGCCGTGCAGGAATCCGAACTGTGACCCTGGAACCGAGTTCACCGTCACCATCAGAGGGCTCTGACCCCAGGACCTTTCCCGAAGGAAGGACCTTTCACTTGAGCGACATCCTCGGCATCATCGGCAGTCCACGCATCGGCGGCAACACGGACGTCCTTGTTTCCGAAGTCCTCAAGTCCGCCGCTGAATCCGGCGTCTCCGGCCAGGCTGTGCACCTTGCCGACTTGAATATCCGGGAATGCATCGGCTGCCACGCCTGCTGGAAGGACGGCGTCTGCCTCCAGGACGACGACATGTGCGACCTGTACCGGCGCATCATCGAAGCCAAAGCACTGGTGCTGGGCTCTCCCGTCTACTGGTACGGCCCGACCGCGCTCCTCAAGGCCTTCATCGACCGCCTCGTCTACTTCAACTGCCCCGAAAGCCGCAAGCTCATCGCCGGCAAGCCGGCAGCCATCGTCTCTCCCTTCGAGGAAGAAGACCCGGGCGTCGCCGATCTGCTCTTCGCCATGGTGGAGCGATCCCTGGGCTACCTGCAAATGCCCGTCGCGGGGTGCCTCGGCGTGCCCGGCGTCACCAGGCGCGGCGAGGTGGCACAGGTGGACTGGGCGATGCAGGCTGCTTGCGATCTTGGCCGTAAGCTGGCAGAGCTCGTGACGACATGA
- a CDS encoding DUF4838 domain-containing protein, with amino-acid sequence MTWGSAVLLATVLTVSGFADVTLVRDRQPQATIHVAVDASPPERFAAEEIRRHLEKATGARLQIEAGAPAADTPAVIVALVANAPSLGVELTGKERRLGIEGLARRTDGTRLLILGGGPRGVVYSAYDFLESLGYRWYWPGELGEVTPELTAVTVTELERTFEPSFARRHAMGGGGAEDPAWNRDVKDWLTKNHQNFWVHPLADDPDFMLKRGGTYTKVGSGHNWQHIIPAERYFRDHPEYFALVRGKRIPNGQLCLTNPDVQRLLKEYAVAGAAKMAADPDVLFIDMTQNDGDDWCECPECQAIDGRDPSTHADILLWALNPIAEAVAQEYPGAMLHTYIYAGADGPPNWIKPAANIHCEQTNYCYNYGVSFLRPGGPQERFKQKFDAWTDLATVRGVYEYFGFYNWLEALPVSLYRLQDEVRYYKANNVHGFYSETQQRWATNHLLYYAFSRVWWDHTTDVPAMLDEFFRLFYGPAEGPMREFYLALETSGGPDRYVSGNEFDLYMLYPRALRDKCRAWLNEAATLAANDAKVRARIAFVELGWDYTEKHLEAMDAHQAFRQDPSPENRAAARDAWEAYVACFDQYAGTHAFDEGDLRSFRARAEKQLAAYRLDLAALPPGEISYSDAYNKGGNARLHGTVQGFYDGIWGLCLHPRGKGSLTYELGAQDGHSLAQLRVSLYTSRPEGTTAVVEVSLDGETWAPVAEDRALSWHDEFDLTDTVKGKPRCFLRVRYASELERDVALVHGIKIDGKVD; translated from the coding sequence ATGACTTGGGGCTCTGCCGTGCTCTTGGCGACGGTCCTGACGGTCTCCGGTTTCGCGGACGTGACGCTGGTGCGTGACCGTCAGCCGCAGGCGACGATCCATGTTGCGGTGGACGCCAGTCCGCCGGAGCGTTTCGCTGCCGAGGAGATTCGGAGGCACCTTGAGAAGGCCACCGGGGCCCGGCTGCAGATCGAGGCAGGCGCACCAGCTGCGGATACACCGGCTGTCATTGTGGCGCTTGTTGCGAATGCCCCGTCATTGGGGGTGGAGTTGACTGGAAAGGAGCGCCGACTGGGTATCGAGGGGCTTGCGCGGCGCACCGACGGCACTCGCCTGCTCATTCTCGGCGGCGGGCCGCGGGGAGTCGTCTATAGCGCGTATGACTTCCTGGAAAGCCTCGGATACCGCTGGTACTGGCCCGGCGAACTGGGCGAGGTGACCCCGGAGCTGACCGCAGTTACCGTAACGGAATTGGAGCGCACCTTCGAGCCGTCCTTCGCCCGCCGACACGCGATGGGTGGAGGCGGCGCGGAGGACCCGGCGTGGAACAGGGACGTGAAGGACTGGCTTACCAAGAACCACCAGAACTTCTGGGTGCATCCCCTGGCGGATGATCCGGACTTCATGCTCAAACGCGGGGGCACCTACACGAAGGTGGGCTCCGGCCACAACTGGCAGCATATCATCCCGGCGGAACGGTACTTCCGGGATCATCCGGAATACTTCGCGCTGGTACGGGGGAAGCGCATACCCAATGGGCAGCTCTGCCTGACCAACCCCGATGTGCAACGCCTGCTCAAGGAGTACGCCGTGGCAGGAGCGGCGAAGATGGCCGCAGACCCCGACGTGTTGTTCATCGACATGACCCAGAATGATGGCGATGACTGGTGCGAATGCCCGGAATGCCAGGCCATCGATGGAAGAGATCCCTCGACTCACGCGGACATTCTGCTCTGGGCGCTGAACCCTATCGCAGAAGCTGTTGCTCAGGAATACCCGGGCGCGATGCTGCACACCTACATCTATGCGGGCGCGGATGGGCCCCCCAATTGGATCAAGCCCGCGGCCAACATCCACTGCGAGCAGACCAATTACTGCTACAACTACGGCGTGAGCTTCCTGCGCCCGGGCGGCCCCCAGGAGCGGTTCAAGCAGAAATTCGACGCATGGACCGATCTGGCCACGGTGCGTGGGGTGTATGAGTATTTCGGATTCTACAACTGGCTCGAGGCGCTGCCCGTCAGTCTGTACCGGCTGCAGGACGAAGTCCGCTACTACAAGGCGAACAACGTCCACGGGTTCTATTCCGAGACCCAGCAGCGGTGGGCGACGAACCACCTGCTCTACTATGCTTTCAGCCGGGTGTGGTGGGATCACACCACCGACGTCCCCGCCATGCTTGACGAGTTCTTCCGGCTCTTCTACGGACCCGCCGAGGGACCGATGCGCGAGTTCTACCTGGCGCTGGAGACATCCGGCGGACCTGACCGGTATGTGAGCGGGAACGAGTTTGACCTGTATATGCTCTACCCCAGGGCGCTGCGAGACAAGTGTCGGGCGTGGCTGAACGAGGCAGCGACGCTTGCTGCGAACGACGCCAAGGTGAGGGCGCGGATCGCTTTTGTCGAGCTGGGCTGGGACTATACCGAGAAGCACCTGGAGGCCATGGATGCCCACCAGGCATTCAGACAGGACCCGTCGCCTGAAAACCGCGCTGCTGCGCGAGACGCATGGGAGGCCTACGTGGCGTGCTTCGACCAGTACGCAGGCACCCATGCCTTCGACGAGGGTGACCTGCGGAGCTTCAGGGCACGAGCCGAGAAGCAACTGGCAGCCTACCGTCTGGACCTTGCAGCCCTGCCCCCGGGCGAGATCAGCTACAGTGACGCCTACAATAAAGGCGGCAATGCCCGGCTGCACGGGACGGTTCAGGGTTTCTACGACGGCATTTGGGGGCTATGCCTGCACCCACGCGGGAAGGGATCGCTCACCTACGAACTGGGTGCGCAGGACGGGCACAGTCTGGCGCAGTTGCGCGTGTCTCTCTACACCTCGCGGCCAGAGGGGACCACGGCCGTGGTGGAGGTCTCGCTGGATGGCGAGACTTGGGCCCCGGTGGCCGAAGACCGGGCGCTGTCGTGGCATGACGAATTCGACCTGACCGATACAGTCAAGGGCAAGCCCCGGTGCTTCTTGCGGGTTCGTTATGCCAGCGAACTGGAGCGAGATGTCGCCCTGGTGCACGGGATCAAGATCGACGGGAAAGTGGATTAG